One stretch of Leishmania panamensis strain MHOM/PA/94/PSC-1 chromosome 29 sequence DNA includes these proteins:
- a CDS encoding hypothetical protein (TriTrypDB/GeneDB-style sysID: LpmP.29.0570), translating into MPTTSASSPQLLALRSASGTTMAPHFSTAAAAEAAATSSDQEMSVKTVEYDEDWHRLPSDISYVQDLLASLETRQHGPAAASSPLAAMTGGPSYTTAAQRDKEQEAREIADQRVRERQVTVIEGRRCRLQRRCDAIDEAFHNALKRRWHAMQHLAADPPAERLVGQGMTQYVPAALLPDGVVSRRGVRQPGLIPLVPQSAVESQMCRAPNALAIKEAGPASAATVRALTDRSLGAPAEQDTIVFLTQLDPDGRVVRKEEAAGHSYSPNPSPSALSRAVALDSGKGRGKHEAPPLTSACAVSTILAEASMNADADEDGDDEGAWMRPAIVTEANKAHWHEMGYRVVVVGEAGPCSSADRREADAVRRAIRSATTSSSEGVAPCAIEQLTAVSSSPSKRRKPPSDKQAKHTVGPRWDWIQLAPLPPMCLVQRRLPEEDMTVAELRKQHHRRTPVASSITSELCGRQNRRDRSWRMSSKPAPH; encoded by the coding sequence ATGCCCACAACGTCAGCATCATCTCCGCAGTTGCTGGCCCTTCGATCCGCTTCTGGCACCACGATGGCCCCACATTTCtcgactgcggcagctgcggaggcggcggctaCCTCAAGTGATCAGGAGATGTCTGTGAAGACAGTCGAGTATGACGAGGACTGGCACCGACTACCCAGTGACATCAGCTACGTCCAAGACCTTTTAGCTTCCCTAGAGACGAGGCAGCATgggccagctgctgcctcttcccCGCTCGCCGCCATGACTGGAGGTCCTTCCTacaccactgccgcacaACGAGATAAAGAGCAGGAGGCGCGTGAGATTGCGGACCAGCGTGTTCGCGAGCGACAGGTCACCGTCATCGAGGGACGGCGCTGTCGATTGCAGCGTAGGTGCGACGCCATCGATGAGGCTTTTCACAATGCGCTGAAGCGGCGATGGCATGCGATGCAGCACCTTGCTGCCGATCCGCCCGCCGAGCGTCTGGTGGGGCAGGGCATGACGCAGTATGTtccggcggcgctgctgccggatGGCGTGGTGAGCAGGCGTGGGGTCCGTCAACCGGGCTTGATACCCCTCGTACCGCAGTCGGCGGTGGAGTCGCAGATGTGCCGCGCACCCAATGCACTGGCGATCAAAGAAGCAGGTCCTGCTTCAgctgcgacggtgagggCCCTCACAGATCGTTCTCTTGGCGCGCCTGCAGAGCAGGACACCATCGTCTTCCTGACCCAACTCGACCCTGATGGGAGAGTTGTACGcaaggaagaggcagcgggTCACAGCTACAGCCCGAACCCGTCTCCTTCAGCGTTGTCACGGGCGGTAGCGTTGGACAGcggaaaaggaagggggaaacaCGAAGCCCCACCATTAACGTCCGCGTGCGCTGTCTCCACCATTCTCGCCGAGGCATCGATGAATGCAGACGCGGATGAGgacggcgatgacgaggGAGCTTGGATGCGGCCCGCGATAGTTACGGAGGCGAACAAAGCACACTGGCACGAAATGGGCTATCGCGTCGTTGTGGTCGGCGAGGCGGgaccgtgcagcagcgccgatcGACGTGAGGCTGACGCTGTGCGTCGCGCGATTCGGTCTGCCACGACTTCGTCGAGCGAGGGGGTGGCGCCGTGTGCAATTGAGCAGCTTACTGCAGTCTCCTCGTCACCCTCTAAGCGCCGCAAGCCCCCGAGCGACAAACAGGCAAAGCACACCGTCGGCCCACGGTGGGATTGGATTCAGCTTGCGCCGCTTCCTCCGATGTGCCTCGTGCAACGGCGTCTTCCGGAAGAAGATATGACTGTCGCTGAGCTGCGGAAGCAGCATCACCGGCGCACTCCCGTTGCTTCTTCCATCACTTCTGAGCTGTGTGGACGGCAGAACCGTCGTGATCGCTCGTGGAGGATGAGTAGTAAGCCTGCGCCCCACTAG
- a CDS encoding DNA repair helicase, putative (TriTrypDB/GeneDB-style sysID: LpmP.29.0580): MNIGDSGNIFVEKAHPAYAHVIDFLISCCEPVSRTQHMEQYRMDSSSLSAATAEGTYSLAMIEVILRHFRLNTAQELPVDLERCAALERLASELDESNESTEVDGLWASQAAVATKAASSLFAVHTPLPRCLYDVDLTGTLLASLNRPSADDAASSTLFAPHMRNDTLKTRIKSEKVEEEEGELLSAGGEGASALEPVLPRTAAPFPRPRSPATRVLQLFRPSSPAPASAAVMLRSPTADSQLKQAAPSAARPLISLAVVRPADVQRPLPELLAQMLKEEEKASRVQIVLQPGLRRFHQFEASRGAFFASTSATCRATAPKGRNGAATGTPADRDDQQLFYFVQSRQRVHLELVLPALKEFLKPVVICGVERWILSDVDRSPLMNTSDIKDAERLARDAGRPAVLRLLYEFPHVGTVSERTTMASTASRFVYKCQVRDGKLREVKERLFSKFGIRADCYYDYVQDRTLYVPNLTLARHVRLRPYQVASLERFRRGQRAHQGVIVLPCGAGKTLTGIGAAATMQTTTIVMCINNMSVFQWKREFLRWTNLTEDEVTVCTAKVKQRPGKVFITTYSMVIAKRGNADGAAAEESRAILQAMAAQPWGLLLLDEVHTALAHHFQDVLNTIKYKCVLGLSATLLREDDKIGDLRHLVGPKLYEANWLDLTRAGFLANVECAEVQCPMPPLFLQEYRDIQRTRTLLGTHAHRSHSGSRAGNGKRRRESVFQDDEDARGDEDHDEENGGAYRGRGRGHDLCGYLPSRSLRLASCNPYKLWCTQALLAFHQQRSPPDKAIIFCDYLADVRFFAHHLHLPFMDQRTSEAERANLLQYFQHSNDVNAIILTRVGDVALDLPCASVVIQVSGLGASRRQEAQRLGRILRPKPPSLDNTCAYFYTLVSQDTADVSTSYKRQSWLRDQGFAYRILHCDRVLHEFVRVGGRPCCVGPPQWWYQTHLTVSAAASSEMEVAAGVGVAHHDGLYWARFSADASALVEAAFQHGRATCTLRGSDLGRDTPRPSSEELGRYPLLSTESWKVTFSSADAPQTFGTVLIGEGAPSSPLRERRVRRGCLDRSHQCISASADHESRCISFARGAVLRGRNTRDSDSVIVAE, encoded by the coding sequence ATGAACATCGGTGACTCGGGCAACATCTTtgtggagaaggcgcaccCCGCTTATGCCCACGTGATTGACTTCCTCATTTCCTGCTGCGAGCCAGTCAGCAGAACCCAGCACATGGAGCAGTACCGCATGGACAGCTCCTCCTTGTCCGCAGCCACTGCCGAGGGCACGTACTCGCTCGCTATGATTGAGGTTATTCTCCGACATTTCCGACTGAACACGGCTCAGGAGCTGCCCGTTGACCTTGAGCGATGCGCAGCACTGGAGAGGCTGGCGTCCGAGCTGGACGAGTCGAATGAGAGCACTGAGGTAGATGGCTTGTGGGCTTCTCAggccgcggtggcgactAAGGCTGCGTCTTCGTTGTTTGCTGTTCacacaccactgccgcgctgcctctACGACGTTGACCTGACAGGCACCCTTCTGGCCTCGCTGAATCGCCCAAGTGCCGATGACGCTGCATCTTCTACTCTCTTCGCCCCCCACATGCGGAACGACACCTTAAAGACGCGTATCAAGTCGGAaaaggtggaagaggaggagggcgagctTTTATCCGCAGGTGGTGAGGGCGCCTCCGCGTTGGAACCGGTCTTGCCTCGCACCGCGGCGCCTTTCCCCAGGCCCAGGAGCCCGGCTACCCGCGTCTTGCAGCTTTTCCGTCCCTCATCACCGGCACCGGCATCTGCTGCCGTTATGCTGCGCTCGCCTACCGCTGACTCTCAGCTTAAACAAGCGGCGCCAAGCGCAGCACGGCCGCTCATCTCCCTTGCTGTTGTGCGGCCTGCTGACGTCCAGCGGCCGCTTCCAGAGTTGCTGGCGCagatgctgaaggaggaggagaaggcttCTCGCGTGCAGATCGTTCTGCAGCCGGGCCTGCGGCGCTTTCATCAGTTTGAGGCTAGTCGCGGtgccttctttgcctcgACCTCCGCTACGTGCAGGGCTACCGCACCCAAGGGCCGAAACGGTGCTGCCACCGGTACTCCTGCCGATCGAGACGATCAGCAGCTCTTCTACTTTGTTCAGTCGCGTCAGCGGGTGCACTTGGAGCTCGTACTACCGGCCCTGAAGGAGTTCCTGAAACCGGTTGTCATCTGCGGCGTTGAGCGCTGGATCTTATCCGACGTCGATCGGAGCCCGCTGATGAACACAAGCGACATCAAGGACGCTGAGCGACTGGCGCGAGACGCCGGACGACCTGCCGTGCTGCGCTTGCTGTATGAGTTTCCGCATGTCGGCACCGTATCTGAGAGGACGACAATGGCGTCAACTGCCAGCCGCTTTGTGTATAAGTGTCAGGTACGTGACGGAAAGCTAcgggaggtgaaggagcgccTCTTTTCAAAGTTTGGCATCCGCGCTGACTGCTACTACGACTACGTGCAAGACCGCACCCTGTATGTGCCGAACCTGACCCTCGCACGCCATGTTCGTCTGCGACCCTACCAGGTGGCGTCCCTCGAGAGGTTCCGTCGAGGGCAGAGGGCGCACCAAGGTGTCATCGTCCTTCCATGTGGGGCTGGCAAGACGCTCACTGGCattggcgccgccgccaccatgcAAACCACCACGATTGTGATGTGCATCAACAACATGTCTGTCTTCCAGTGGAAGCGCGAGTTTCTGCGCTGGACGAACCTGACCGAGGATGAGGTGACGGTGTGCACCGCGAAGGTGAAGCAGCGACCGGGCAAGGTCTTCATCACCACCTACAGCATGGTGATTGCAAAGCGAGGCAACGCCGACggggctgctgcggaggagtCGCGAGCGATCCTGCAGGCCATGGCTGCGCAGCCGTGgggtctgctgctgctggacgaggTGCACACCGCTCTTGCACACCACTTCCAGGATGTGCTGAACACCATCAAGTACAAGTGCGTGCTGGGGCTCAGCGCGacactgctgcgcgaggacgACAAAATCGGCGACCTACGTCACCTTGTGGGGCCGAAGCTGTATGAGGCTAACTGGCTCGACCTGACTCGCGCCGGCTTCCTGGCGAACGTCGAGTGCGCCGAAGTGCAGTGTCCGATGCCGCCCCTATTCCTGCAAGAGTACCGCGATATCCAGCGCACTCGTACCCTTCTgggcacacatgcacaccgtagccacagcggcagccgcgccggGAATGGAAAGCGTCGCCGTGAGAGTGTCTTTcaggacgacgaggatgctaGGGGGGACGAGGACCACGATGAAGAGAATGGCGGTGCCtacagagggaggggcagaggacATGACCTCTGTGGTTATCTCCCCTCGCGCTCTCTGCGCCTCGCCTCCTGCAACCCGTACAAACTGTGGTGCACGCAAGCGCTTCTCGCCTTtcatcagcagcgctctccGCCAGACAAGGCGATCATCTTTTGCGACTACCTCGCCGacgtgcgcttcttcgcgCATCACCTCCACCTGCCTTTCATGGATCAGCGGACgagcgaggcggagcgggCAAATCTGCTACAATACTTTCAGCACTCGAACGACGTGAATGCCATCATCTTGACGCGTGTCGGTGATGTCGCGCTGGACCTGCCCTGTGCCTCTGTCGTGATTCAGGTCTCTGGCCTCGGGGCGTCGCGCCGACAGGAGGCGCAACGCCTTGGCCGCATTCTGCGTCCCAAGCCGCCGTCTCTCGACAACACGTGCGCCTACTTCTACACCCTCGTCTCGCAGGATACGGCGGACGTCAGCACAAGCTACAAGCGACAGAGCTGGCTGCGCGATCAGGGTTTTGCCTACCGCATCTTGCACTGCGACCGCGTTCTACACGAGTTTGTGCGCGTGGGAGGGAGGCCGTGCTGTGTCGGGCCACCTCAGTGGTGGTATCAGACGCACCTCAccgtctccgctgcagcgtccTCGGAAATGGAAGTGGCGGCGGGTGTTGGGGTGGCGCACCACGACGGGCTCTATTGGGCCCGGTTTTCGGCCGACGCCTCGGCCCTCGTCGAGGCGGCGTTTCAGCACGGACGAGCAACTTGCACcctgcgcggcagcgactTGGGCAGAGACACCCCCCGGCCCTCCTCTGAGGAGCTTGGGCGGTACCCTCTGCTCAGCACTGAGTCATGGAAGGTcaccttcagcagcgccgatgcGCCGCAGACCTTCGGCACTGTGCTCATTGGCGAAGGTGCGCCGTCCTCTCCACTGCGTGAGCGCCGTGTGCGTCGTGGCTGCCTGGACCGCAGCCATCAGTGCATCTCTGCGTCGGCCGATCACGAAAGTCGCTGCATTAGTTTTGCCCGAGGCGCTGTGTTGCGTGGACGAAATACGCGAGACAGCGACTCTGTGATCGTGGCTGAGTAG
- a CDS encoding hypothetical protein (TriTrypDB/GeneDB-style sysID: LpmP.29.0590), whose translation MSASPQLTQELTEDLLGGRYECIVCSESVGHRQELWACQCCYGVFHLPCIRFWADSQTKERERQLQSTSGVATQGELVRFRCPLCQSFNKKDSLAVYRCYCGKTTKPPVDAMLVPGSCGQPCERRQADPCCPHRCTLLCHPGPCPACTRAREQACWCGKYSKTVGCSSSIHGYECGETCDKVLDCGHHRCKAPCHEGPCPVCTVMVTEKCHCGATERTRRCGAAPPTLAGAAAATTQDNGAAEEGRAGAVVSDFRCVRHCEKKRDCGNHVCGMLCHAGVCEKCYRTPQRQKFCPCGKTRVQGQRTSCIDPVPSCGLTCELPLPCGHLCWLTCHDETPCAPCKETVTTPCACGNRHISSPCFCQYLPESEWEAARVQCGLPAGSLPSSMPPKCSQVCRRMLSCHKHRCTNTCCTDAEHTCLQICIRKLTCGEHQCGRLCHQGTCPPCTHISYERLYCRCRKTWVEPPVPCGTRQPQCNHPCSIPRQCGHPPNHPCHIEPECPKCVVLEEKACASHQKPMPFHLPCYKAEVSCGRKCGRNLPCCGKFCELVCHSGPCEHNCSKRFPTLGDVLKRGKGGAA comes from the coding sequence ATGTCTGCCTCCCCGCAGCTCACGCAGGAGCTCACCGAGGACCTCCTCGGCGGCCGGTACGAGTGCATCGTCTGCTCCGAGTCTGTTGGCCACCGACAGGAGCTTTGGGCCTGCCAATGCTGCTATGGTGTCTTTCACTTGCCATGCATTCGCTTCTGGGCGGACAGCCAAACGAAAGAGCGCGAGCGACAGCTTCAGTCCACTTCTGGTGTCGCCACTCAAGGGGAGCTGGTCAGATTCCGTTGCCCTCTTTGCCAGTCCTTCAACAAGAAAGATAGCTTGGCTGTCTATCGGTGCTATTGCGGAAAGACAACGAAGCCACCGGTAGACGCGATGCTCGTGCCGGGCAGCTGCGGCCAACCGTGCGAGCGGCGCCAGGCAGACCCCTGCTGTCCTCACCGGTGTACGCTGCTTTGCCATCCTGGGCCGTGTCCAGCCTGCACGCGTGCTCGCGAACAGGCGTGTTGGTGTGGTAAGTACTCCAAGACGGTGGGGTGCTCGAGCAGCATCCACGGGTACGAGTGCGGCGAAACCTGCGATAAGGTGTTAGACTGTGGACATCATCGCTGCAAGGCGCCGTGCCACGAAGGGCCTTGCCCGGTGTGCACGGTGATGGTAACGGAGAAGTGCCATTGCGGGGCTACCGAGCGCACGCGGCGGTGCGGGGCTGCTCCACCTACCttggctggtgctgccgcggcaaCGACTCAAGACAACGGCGCAGCtgaggaagggagagccGGCGCCGTTGTCAGTGACTTTCGCTGCGTGCGCCACtgcgagaagaagcgcgaTTGCGGCAACCACGTATGCGGCATGCTGTGCCACGCCGGCGTGTGCGAGAAGTGCTAccgcacaccgcagcgccagaaGTTCTGTCCGTGTGGCAAAACGCGGGTGCAAGGACAGCGAACGTCGTGCATCGACCCCGTTCCATCGTGTGGGCTCACGTGCGAGCTACCACTGCCGTGTGGGCACCTGTGCTGGCTAACGTGCCATGACGAGACACCGTGCGCGCCGTGCAAGGAGACGGTGACAacgccgtgtgcgtgtggcaaCCGCCACATTTCCTCCCCCTGTTTCTGCCAGTACTTGCCGGAGTCTGAGTGGGAGGCGGCGCGCGTGCAGTGTGGACTGCCAGCTGGCTCACTGCCTTCGTCAATGCCTCCCAAGTGCAGTCAAGTGTGTCGTCGCATGTTGTCCTGCCAcaagcaccgctgcaccaACACGTGCTGTACCGACGCGGAGCACACATGTCTGCAGATATGTATTCGCAAGCTCACTTGTGGTGAGCATCAGTGCGGGCGACTCTGCCATCAAGGTACTTGCCCCCCATGCACTCACATCTCGTACGAGCGCCTCTACTGCCGATGCCGGAAGACGTGGGTGGAGCCGCCTGTACCGTGCGGGACGCGGCAACCGCAGTGTAACCACCCCTGCAGCATTCCGCGTCAGTGTGGGCACCCGCCAAATCACCCATGCCACATCGAGCCCGAATGCCCCAAGTGCGTcgtgctggaggagaaggcatGCGCCTCGCACCAGAAGCCGATGCCGTTCCACCTGCCGTGCTACAAGGCGGAGGTCTCGTGCGGACGAAAGTGCGGCAGGAACCTACCTTGCTGTGGCAAGTTCTGCGAGCTCGTGTGCCACAGCGGGCCATGCGAGCACAACTGCTCGAAGCGTTTCCCTACACTGGGCGATGTGCTGAAGCGTGGCAAGGGCGGGGCAGCGTGA
- a CDS encoding hypothetical protein (TriTrypDB/GeneDB-style sysID: LpmP.29.0600), with amino-acid sequence MEGWRRAYGSVREWCKLPSNPLLVSPVNGGGEESRSDRNHPLTPSSRSTSGHPDSAAARPFPSSVPHTNGPCFHKVSTVPASRKDAALYCDACQREFATEEKYAAHMETHVYCTVAGCRFTCRKSKPWRMEEHMELLHNRPDAPNLVDTSAYLEQRKRRFPTQDAVKVKVEELYYKAARGVVLPDERRRWMQQHGIVIRKRPRTDASMIIRGELPTESRFPSTASSASASSSCSSRRSSRSSSEHRQRCFPRRSPRELPQSPASTATGRRTRFIQPPSAPPHQESDPTAAPTQASTESPQVSTTGDQCVDAVSPAATALPSAKPSSSASAGAHAAPAHPSKIIPLGPNGTLTPRQRVQLVRERYAAAKDVPQFYVCHRCGIKGEHWVGDCPTKGDSTYDRHVLWGEAKFSAVEKGAKPRREKVEKDNDEPEQPRQRSAPQQEEPEVTAPSDSGIEQTVAEQVRADAPIQLAPDEPCKVSSVAPDAGAHTSSTPPPGDCAAAAVDIPNVQSDEDAPPVPHSAALPVGTPKEVTRMMAPVAAAKHAQTHRREPARRPPPPPTLYERLTEEARMDEQGILLQALRFFVTRDFFQYRP; translated from the coding sequence ATGGAagggtggcggcgcgcgtACGGGTCAGTCAGGGAGTGGTGCAAACTACCATCCAACCCGCTCCTTGTCTCCCCTGTAaatggtggtggcgaggaaAGTCGCAGCGATCGCAATCATCCATTGACACCGTCGTCGCGCTCCACATCGGGGCATCCCgactccgccgccgctcgccCTTTTCCATCGAGCGTGCCACACACGAATGGGCCGTGTTTTCACAAAGTAAGCACCGTACCCGCATCCAGAAAGGATGCCGCTTTGTATTGCGACGCCTGCCAGCGAGAGTTTGCCACCGAGGAGAAGTACGCGGCGCACATGGAGACGCACGTGTACTGCACGGTGGCCGGATGTCGTTTTACCTGTCGTAAGTCCAAGCCTTGGCGGATGGAGGAGCAtatggagctgctgcacaaccGCCCCGACGCGCCGAATCTCGTGGACACGAGCGCATACCTTGAGCAGCGCAAGCGCCGCTTCCCCACGCAGGACGCGGTGAAGGtcaaggtggaggagctctACTACAAGGCGGCGCGAGGCGTCGTGCTGCCCGATGAGCGCCGGCGGTGGATGCAACAACACGGCATTGTGATTCGCAAGCGACCTCGTACCGATGCATCTATGATTATACGTGGCGAGCTGCCGACTGAGTCACGCTTCCCATCGACCGCGTCGTCTGCgtctgcgtcgtcgtcctgTTCGTCGCGGCGCTCGTCGCGCTCGTCGTCTGAGCATCGCCAGCGGTGCTTTCCCAGGAGAAGCCCGCGCGAACTTCCGCAGTCGCCAGCAAGCACCGCGACGGGCCGGCGAACCCGCTTCATTCAGCCACCGTCCGCGCCGCCCCATCAGGAGTCTGACCCCACAGCTGCACCGACTCAGGCCTCTACCGAGTCTCCACAAGTCTCAACGACGGGGGACCAGTGCGTTGATGCTGTCAGTCCCGCGGCAACTGCCTTACCTTCGGCAAAGCCGTCGTCTTCCGCGTCGGCCGGCGCCCACGCCGCACCAGCACATCCCTCAAAGATAATCCCTCTTGGCCCCAACGGCACCCTCACCCCACGGCAACGCGTGCAGCTCGTGCGTGAACGCTACGCCGCTGCGAAGGATGTCCCGCAGTTTTAcgtctgccaccgctgcggcatcaAGGGAGAGCACTGGGTGGGCGACTGCCCTACCAAAGGTGACAGCACGTATGATCGGCATGTCCTGTGGGGCGAGGCGAAGTTCTCtgcagtggagaagggcgCCAAGCCGCGCCGGGAGAAGGTAGAAAAGGACAACGATGAGCCAGAGCAGCCGAGGCAACGTAGTGCCCCGCAGCAAGAAGAGCCAGAGGTCACGGCGCCAAGCGATAGCGGTATCGAGCAAACTGTAGCTGAGCAGGTGCGCGCCGATGCCCCAATACAACTCGCACCCGATGAGCCGTGCAAGGTGTCGTCTGTTGCGCCTGATGCGGGAGCGCACACTAGttccacgccgccgcccggggactgcgcagcggcagcggtcgATATCCCAAATGTTCAAAGTGACGAAGACGCACCACCGGTGCCACactctgcagcgctgccggtTGGTACGCCGAAGGAGGTCACACGCATGATGGCCCCCGTCGCGGCAGCAAAGCACGCCCAGACGCACCGCCGCGAACCCGCCCGccgcccgcctcctccgccgacGCTGTACGAGCGACTcacagaggaggcgcggATGGATGAGCAGGGGATATTGCTACAGGCGTTGCGCTTCTTCGTCACCCGAGACTTCTTTCAATATCGTCCGTAG